One Paenibacillus sp. FSL H7-0737 DNA segment encodes these proteins:
- a CDS encoding APC family permease — MVSKVKRLLIGRPMKSNELDHEKLSKVKALAVLSSDALSSVAYGTEQILIVLVAAGFTAIWYSLPIALAVLGLLAILILSYRQTIYAYPQGGGAYIVAKSNLGVPTGLLAGGSLLVDYILTVAVSASAGTDAITSAFPSLHNHTVLIAVSVIILLTLINLRGVTESASFIAIPVYLFVVSIVVLIISGVIKYAAGGVHANVPEIGSAVSNVSLFLLLKAFSSGCSALTGVEAVSNAIPNFKAPAEKNAAKTLMVMGVILGFMFTGITLLAYWYGIVPDEKATVVSQIAESTFGRGTLYFFIQGITAVILFLAANTAYSAFPLLAFMFAKDKYMPHAFMVRGDRLGFSNGIIFLGVLSAVLVAAFHGNTESLIPLYAVGVFIPFTLSQLGMMVHWFKTKPAGWKKRFVVNTIGMLTTLTITLIFIITKFSSVWMAFIFLPAVMFVFHRIHKHYLNTADQLRICPSTDKPLIKGSTVVVPVAGVTRAVLHSISYAKSLTDNVVAVYVGFDEEDIQKMEQRWEEWNPGVRLIVLRSRYRSIIRPLVKFIDTVEWKTAATDHITILIPQFITKHWWQAVLHNQTSFLIRSYLMNSKDVVVATVPYHLNK, encoded by the coding sequence ATGGTAAGCAAGGTAAAACGACTATTGATCGGGCGTCCGATGAAGTCGAACGAACTCGATCATGAAAAGTTATCCAAGGTTAAAGCACTGGCTGTCCTGTCTTCTGATGCGCTCTCGTCTGTAGCCTACGGAACGGAACAAATTTTGATTGTACTGGTGGCTGCGGGGTTTACTGCCATCTGGTATTCCCTGCCAATTGCATTAGCCGTATTGGGCCTGCTGGCCATCCTGATTTTATCCTATCGGCAGACGATTTACGCTTATCCTCAGGGAGGCGGAGCTTACATCGTTGCCAAGAGTAATCTTGGTGTTCCGACAGGGCTCTTAGCAGGAGGGTCTTTGTTAGTGGATTACATTCTGACCGTAGCTGTTAGTGCGTCGGCAGGGACGGATGCGATCACATCGGCTTTTCCAAGTCTTCATAATCACACCGTTCTTATTGCAGTATCAGTTATTATTTTACTTACTTTGATTAATCTTCGCGGAGTTACAGAATCAGCTTCATTCATCGCAATCCCAGTGTATTTGTTTGTGGTGTCGATTGTAGTCTTGATTATCTCCGGTGTTATTAAATATGCAGCAGGTGGCGTGCATGCGAATGTCCCTGAAATTGGCTCTGCTGTTTCTAATGTTAGTTTGTTTCTACTATTAAAAGCCTTCAGTTCTGGCTGTTCGGCACTTACGGGTGTAGAGGCTGTATCTAATGCCATTCCAAACTTTAAAGCACCTGCTGAAAAGAACGCAGCCAAGACCTTAATGGTCATGGGGGTTATACTTGGATTTATGTTTACAGGTATCACACTACTGGCGTATTGGTACGGCATAGTGCCTGATGAAAAGGCAACGGTTGTTTCTCAGATCGCTGAATCGACCTTTGGCCGCGGAACCTTATATTTTTTCATTCAAGGTATTACAGCAGTAATTTTGTTCTTGGCAGCTAATACAGCTTACTCAGCGTTCCCGCTGCTCGCATTTATGTTTGCAAAAGATAAATATATGCCACATGCTTTTATGGTTCGTGGTGACCGTCTAGGTTTCTCTAATGGTATTATTTTTCTAGGTGTTCTGTCTGCTGTGCTTGTAGCTGCATTCCACGGAAATACAGAAAGCTTGATTCCACTTTATGCGGTTGGTGTATTCATTCCTTTCACATTGTCACAGCTAGGAATGATGGTTCATTGGTTTAAAACAAAACCAGCGGGATGGAAAAAAAGATTTGTTGTAAATACCATCGGTATGCTGACTACATTGACGATTACGCTTATTTTTATCATCACTAAATTCTCAAGCGTATGGATGGCTTTCATTTTCTTACCTGCTGTAATGTTCGTGTTCCACCGGATTCACAAGCACTATTTGAACACTGCAGATCAGCTTCGTATATGCCCGAGTACAGATAAACCTTTGATTAAGGGCAGTACAGTTGTTGTTCCTGTTGCGGGTGTAACACGTGCTGTACTACATTCCATCAGCTATGCCAAGTCTCTAACGGATAATGTTGTAGCCGTGTATGTTGGCTTTGATGAAGAGGACATTCAAAAAATGGAGCAACGGTGGGAGGAATGGAATCCGGGTGTACGCCTGATTGTACTTCGTTCTAGATATCGCAGTATTATTCGTCCGTTAGTGAAATTTATTGATACAGTGGAGTGGAAGACCGCAGCGACGGATCATATCACGATTCTGATTCCACAGTTTATAACTAAGCATTGGTGGCAAGCTGTACTTCATAATCAGACCAGCTTTTTAATCCGTTCGTATCTAATGAATTCAAAAGATGTTGTAGTTGCGACTGTCCCATATCATTTGAATAAATAA
- a CDS encoding disulfide oxidoreductase: MTKFLSFCKRNCLYLAWFVSLVAVAGSLYLSEVLKYEPCKLCWFQRIFMYPQLFLLGIATFRGDKRIIPYVLPLSLIGGSISIYHYAEQKIPALSKVLPCTIGVPCNKDYLNFFGFITIPFLALIAFALISILLWYGRKEEEVMELDTEESLGF; encoded by the coding sequence GTGACAAAGTTCCTATCTTTTTGCAAGCGTAACTGCCTGTATCTGGCCTGGTTCGTCTCTTTAGTTGCTGTTGCTGGTAGCTTGTATCTGAGCGAAGTATTGAAATATGAACCTTGTAAGCTTTGCTGGTTTCAGCGAATTTTTATGTATCCTCAGTTATTCCTCTTGGGAATTGCAACCTTTCGAGGGGATAAAAGGATTATCCCATATGTACTTCCACTAAGCTTAATTGGTGGCAGTATCTCGATCTATCATTATGCGGAGCAGAAGATTCCTGCGTTAAGTAAAGTGCTTCCTTGTACAATTGGTGTTCCTTGTAATAAGGATTACTTGAACTTTTTTGGATTCATTACGATTCCTTTCCTTGCATTAATCGCTTTTGCTTTAATTAGCATTTTGCTTTGGTACGGACGCAAGGAAGAAGAAGTGATGGAGTTAGATACAGAGGAAAGTTTAGGATTTTGA
- a CDS encoding DsbA family protein, whose translation MSKPNKSTSVPQLSKQEKRRVEQEQQKQKTRILIISSIALVVIIFVGLFMLASKDAAKNATSGEPVAFNYSELPRVGKEDAPVKIVEFGDLKCPACSQFATSVKPKIVQDFVNEGKAALYFVNMAFVGPDSETASLAALSVYHQNHDEFWKFYDAVYAQQGDESEEWATEDFLVSLAEKEKLAIDYELLRKDIKDRTYADELNKGMQLASEAGVTTTPSLYINGVMTADPFNIEAISTEINDAAKAVEAK comes from the coding sequence TTGAGTAAACCTAATAAAAGTACAAGCGTTCCCCAGCTTAGCAAACAAGAGAAACGGCGGGTAGAACAGGAGCAGCAAAAGCAGAAGACGAGAATTTTAATTATTAGTTCAATTGCTTTAGTAGTCATCATTTTTGTTGGATTGTTTATGTTAGCTTCGAAAGATGCCGCAAAAAATGCAACTTCGGGAGAACCAGTAGCATTCAATTACAGTGAGCTACCTAGAGTCGGTAAAGAGGATGCACCTGTTAAAATTGTTGAATTTGGAGACTTGAAATGTCCAGCGTGTTCCCAGTTTGCAACTTCAGTTAAACCGAAAATTGTTCAAGATTTTGTCAACGAGGGAAAAGCAGCGCTCTACTTTGTAAATATGGCTTTCGTTGGTCCAGACTCTGAAACTGCCTCACTTGCTGCATTATCTGTTTACCATCAGAATCATGATGAATTCTGGAAGTTCTATGATGCTGTATATGCTCAGCAAGGTGATGAGAGCGAAGAATGGGCGACTGAAGATTTCTTAGTAAGCCTTGCGGAGAAAGAGAAGTTAGCTATCGATTACGAACTGCTTCGTAAAGATATTAAAGATCGTACGTATGCAGATGAGCTGAATAAGGGTATGCAGTTAGCTAGTGAAGCTGGGGTGACGACTACACCATCCCTTTATATCAATGGAGTAATGACTGCGGATCCATTTAACATTGAAGCGATTTCAACTGAAATTAACGACGCCGCAAAAGCTGTGGAGGCAAAGTGA
- a CDS encoding hemolysin family protein, producing MSDPLPGILHVGLIILLVLLNGFFVSVEYAMVKVRSGRIDTLIEEGSKKALKARSIVRNLEGYLSACQLGITLASLALGWLGQPAIANLVGPLLGSIGFGVTAVNVVSLIIALMFITILHIVLGELAPKTIAVNKAESVLLLTSGPMNVFYKIMYPVIWIVNGLARGLLRIFRLSPASELGTAHTEEEIRIIMQESNKSGFIDNTEMALVDNIFEFVDTMAREIMIPRTEMICLNNHLSTEENLEIAFDGMRTRYPVCDGDKDHILGFIHIKDLIRDREQSYNKLIRPILTVPESIQISALLKVMQRAKTQIAILIDEYGGTSGMVTLEDIMEEIVGEIQDEFDEERPGVEKLGEDEHSIDGLMLIEEINDLLGLHMDTEDYDTIGGWLYSKLEVNPPQKGQSVEFDDHLFIVEETDNKRISRIKLLKLQLLTEEAGA from the coding sequence TTGAGCGACCCTTTACCCGGTATATTACACGTAGGTCTTATTATTCTGTTGGTATTATTAAATGGATTTTTTGTTTCAGTCGAATACGCAATGGTGAAAGTACGAAGCGGTAGAATTGATACCCTTATTGAAGAAGGTAGTAAAAAAGCTTTAAAAGCGAGAAGCATCGTACGCAACTTGGAAGGTTATCTATCCGCCTGTCAGCTTGGTATTACATTGGCTTCACTTGCGCTAGGATGGTTGGGGCAACCCGCTATAGCTAACCTTGTTGGGCCCTTATTAGGAAGTATAGGTTTTGGAGTAACCGCTGTTAATGTTGTATCTTTGATTATTGCTCTAATGTTTATCACTATCTTGCATATCGTACTAGGAGAGCTTGCACCTAAGACTATTGCAGTTAACAAGGCTGAATCTGTCCTTTTGCTAACATCTGGGCCGATGAATGTGTTTTACAAGATCATGTATCCAGTGATTTGGATCGTAAATGGGCTGGCACGTGGTTTATTACGGATCTTCCGTTTATCCCCTGCTTCAGAGCTGGGAACGGCGCATACGGAAGAAGAAATCCGTATTATCATGCAAGAAAGTAATAAAAGCGGCTTTATTGATAATACCGAAATGGCGCTGGTTGACAATATTTTTGAATTTGTGGACACAATGGCCCGTGAGATCATGATTCCTCGAACAGAAATGATCTGCCTGAATAATCATCTTTCAACGGAAGAGAACCTTGAGATTGCTTTTGATGGAATGAGGACGCGTTACCCAGTCTGTGATGGTGATAAGGATCATATCCTAGGCTTTATTCATATCAAGGACTTAATTAGGGATCGTGAACAAAGCTATAATAAATTGATTCGTCCTATACTAACCGTACCAGAATCTATACAGATTAGTGCTCTGCTGAAAGTCATGCAGCGCGCAAAGACACAAATCGCCATTCTGATTGATGAGTACGGTGGAACATCAGGAATGGTTACGCTGGAAGATATCATGGAGGAAATTGTAGGAGAAATTCAGGATGAGTTCGATGAGGAACGTCCTGGTGTTGAGAAGCTGGGGGAGGATGAACACTCCATCGACGGCTTGATGCTTATTGAAGAGATCAATGATCTTTTGGGGCTCCATATGGATACCGAGGATTATGATACGATAGGCGGTTGGCTGTATTCTAAATTGGAGGTTAATCCACCTCAAAAAGGACAGTCTGTAGAATTTGATGATCATCTGTTTATTGTGGAAGAAACGGATAATAAGCGGATTTCTCGAATTAAGCTGCTGAAGTTACAGCTATTGACTGAAGAAGCTGGTGCATAA
- a CDS encoding DUF3139 domain-containing protein: protein MRNKLGIIGIVFLILIVLIGAGFYTSLQIKYNSLEKGLRNHLINIEGYSDSDIISIKAKLSSMPKYPVYVRFVDDPDTDYIFTDGGGDVPDWYQLDPKNPQRLKNK from the coding sequence ATGAGAAATAAATTAGGGATAATTGGTATTGTTTTTTTAATTCTTATTGTTTTAATTGGAGCAGGTTTCTATACGTCCCTTCAAATCAAGTACAATTCACTTGAAAAAGGCTTGAGAAATCACCTTATCAATATAGAGGGATACTCTGATTCTGATATTATCAGTATTAAAGCAAAACTCAGTTCTATGCCTAAATATCCAGTATATGTAAGGTTTGTGGATGATCCTGATACAGATTATATTTTTACCGATGGAGGCGGTGACGTACCCGACTGGTACCAGCTCGATCCTAAGAATCCTCAAAGATTGAAAAATAAGTAA
- a CDS encoding phage tail tube protein: MERELIGRNLSVQDDNGDSIQTIKEVEVILKPETLDIIRARKMSKTKQIVGYEITVKLVMSKLESALRYRLLADFKAGKTMFLDRITGSIEDMQTGNVERVMISGVHIHDEMDLLVAKIDDNNGIDITLSGTANDFDFIEQFPDYMA; encoded by the coding sequence ATGGAACGCGAACTTATTGGCCGGAATTTATCCGTGCAAGACGATAACGGGGATTCGATTCAGACCATTAAAGAAGTGGAGGTGATCCTAAAGCCGGAAACACTGGATATTATCCGCGCGCGGAAGATGTCCAAGACGAAGCAGATTGTGGGGTATGAAATCACTGTGAAACTGGTGATGTCAAAGCTGGAGTCTGCCCTTCGTTACCGCCTTCTGGCCGACTTCAAGGCGGGCAAAACCATGTTCTTGGACCGGATTACCGGCTCTATCGAGGACATGCAGACTGGCAATGTAGAACGGGTAATGATCAGTGGGGTGCATATTCATGATGAGATGGATCTTCTGGTGGCCAAGATCGACGACAACAATGGCATTGATATCACGCTTTCCGGTACAGCGAATGATTTTGATTTCATAGAGCAGTTTCCGGATTATATGGCATAA
- a CDS encoding phage tail sheath subtilisin-like domain-containing protein — protein sequence MSIQRNRPGAYVELQAVAKSRVLSVSGRVLVPYQAEWGLPNKAVDMADQSERLKESELLVDELELAAENGATVIGYRVTNDSEVAASVAVASSYTIEARYPGTRGNDFEYLIRASLVDATKKEIVVRDTKGIYDTETFLVADKTEAINALKKSNMVRFKDTGSTALADVAYTKLAGGVTGTAAITAANWSGILNRIDGLVFDVVYLPSSDAAVQAAAKQWLLDRRSKARKLAQLVIAGASGADDDIEAHNTRSRAANARFIINCSLAGEHSNGKTYTSLQWAAWVAGLAAGTPANKSFTGVKVPMTEALVDWSHSEVLKGLAEGTLMATRDGYDYIIESAVNTLTTLGAGEREDFGKIRVSMTIDQILNDIYFAGKTNKAKLDNDKDGRGMFIAAVVSYLKTRAEQKAIGSEFTFTEHPTKKSDMDYAYFSLSAKPLDAIEIFNIDWEVA from the coding sequence ATGTCGATACAACGGAATAGACCAGGTGCATATGTGGAGCTGCAGGCGGTTGCGAAGTCTCGTGTCCTATCGGTATCTGGTCGCGTTTTGGTACCGTATCAAGCAGAGTGGGGATTGCCAAATAAAGCAGTGGATATGGCGGATCAGTCGGAGCGTTTGAAAGAATCTGAATTGTTGGTAGATGAGTTGGAGCTAGCAGCTGAGAACGGGGCGACCGTTATCGGTTACCGTGTCACCAACGACAGTGAGGTAGCAGCATCCGTTGCAGTAGCCAGCAGCTATACCATTGAGGCCCGTTATCCAGGCACTCGCGGAAATGATTTCGAGTACCTCATCCGTGCCAGCTTGGTTGATGCTACCAAGAAAGAAATTGTCGTTCGGGATACGAAAGGTATCTACGATACTGAGACTTTCTTGGTCGCTGATAAAACTGAAGCTATCAATGCTCTGAAAAAGTCTAACATGGTGCGTTTTAAGGACACAGGTTCAACGGCTTTGGCTGATGTTGCCTATACAAAGTTGGCTGGCGGAGTTACTGGTACTGCAGCGATCACGGCAGCCAATTGGAGCGGCATCTTAAATCGCATTGATGGTCTAGTGTTTGATGTCGTTTATCTACCTTCCTCGGACGCAGCGGTACAAGCTGCTGCTAAGCAATGGCTGCTAGATCGGCGTAGCAAGGCTCGCAAGCTAGCACAGCTGGTCATTGCAGGAGCATCGGGGGCTGATGATGATATTGAAGCTCACAACACCCGCAGCCGCGCTGCTAATGCTCGTTTTATCATCAATTGCTCTTTGGCTGGTGAACATTCCAACGGAAAGACTTATACTTCCTTGCAGTGGGCGGCATGGGTAGCTGGTTTAGCCGCTGGAACACCTGCAAATAAATCATTTACGGGTGTTAAGGTACCAATGACTGAAGCGCTAGTGGACTGGAGCCATAGTGAAGTTTTGAAGGGGTTGGCCGAAGGCACGCTGATGGCTACCCGTGACGGCTACGACTATATTATTGAGTCGGCAGTGAACACATTGACCACACTTGGGGCAGGGGAACGGGAGGACTTCGGCAAGATTAGAGTTTCCATGACGATTGACCAAATTTTGAACGACATCTACTTTGCTGGCAAAACAAACAAGGCTAAGCTGGACAATGACAAGGATGGTCGGGGGATGTTTATCGCAGCAGTCGTTAGTTATTTGAAGACTCGTGCTGAACAAAAGGCGATTGGCTCAGAATTTACATTTACCGAACATCCAACGAAGAAAAGTGATATGGATTATGCTTACTTCTCTTTATCTGCAAAACCGCTCGATGCAATTGAAATCTTTAATATTGATTGGGAGGTGGCATAG
- a CDS encoding HK97 gp10 family phage protein yields MSVHDFDGLAKKFKKLSDEGVSQILKNIAEAVGETLLNLVIDEIDKQDLIDTGLMWNSFTRGEENNIWEWDIDRNSITIEVGSNVPYARHLNDGYTIHKAHFVPGYWATNGTFVYDPRAKGGFMAKPRSFIGRHYFDIAVQQLEGGMNALIMKRLEKELGRMLS; encoded by the coding sequence GTGAGCGTGCATGATTTTGACGGACTTGCGAAGAAATTTAAGAAGCTGAGCGACGAAGGGGTTAGTCAGATCCTTAAGAACATTGCTGAGGCTGTGGGCGAAACACTTTTGAACCTGGTCATCGATGAGATTGATAAACAGGATCTGATTGACACTGGATTGATGTGGAACTCCTTTACTCGTGGAGAGGAGAATAACATTTGGGAGTGGGATATTGACCGCAATTCTATTACTATCGAAGTCGGTTCAAATGTTCCTTACGCACGTCATCTCAATGACGGTTATACCATCCACAAGGCTCACTTTGTCCCAGGTTATTGGGCAACGAATGGTACATTTGTCTATGATCCCAGGGCAAAGGGTGGATTTATGGCTAAGCCACGATCGTTCATTGGTCGACATTACTTTGATATTGCTGTTCAACAGCTGGAAGGTGGCATGAATGCATTAATTATGAAGCGTCTGGAGAAGGAGCTGGGGAGGATGCTGTCATGA
- a CDS encoding Rho termination factor N-terminal domain-containing protein, which translates to MPYVTYRGKNASLRLYSIRFEPAKPVLVEDSVVLEKLHEHPDFEVNAEKVIPLEDLTVPQLKDKAKKAGIEGFADMKKPELINELKALEGGGVPNAGSDTP; encoded by the coding sequence ATGCCATACGTGACCTACAGAGGCAAGAACGCCTCACTTCGGCTGTATAGTATTCGTTTTGAGCCGGCTAAACCGGTACTAGTGGAAGATTCAGTTGTGCTGGAAAAACTGCATGAGCATCCTGATTTTGAAGTGAATGCTGAGAAGGTCATTCCGCTGGAAGATCTGACAGTTCCCCAACTGAAGGACAAGGCGAAGAAAGCCGGTATTGAAGGCTTTGCGGATATGAAGAAGCCCGAGCTTATCAATGAACTAAAGGCGCTGGAAGGCGGCGGTGTGCCGAATGCTGGAAGCGACACTCCTTAA
- a CDS encoding xkdg: MRTNGNIANTSIRKSTIVTPMDQNALNYEEVEAFTDMAYEANGFLKGIRHENRKSSKGTIDKVGVRGRNMRSKKENIMASNTPGLTFPQIPYSVEPVIVPFDITEEFIRQTQRVRGQNAEDIIMRAMANNYGENMQDIGFNGDTATSNTDPDYEFLCINDGWLKKARTTGHYLDWKTLSAKEKTGILFEVERAIPTRYRAGGVFKYFMHPNTFSERLQMLAEKDTSASIQLQILGGTKKVNAYEVEEVWSMPEGSILFPYQPNFAMVHTYDMQIRKTTEGKEAIWTDKRFYAIHSDFDAIFEEPQALAYVEGVEF; the protein is encoded by the coding sequence ATGAGAACAAACGGTAATATCGCAAATACGAGCATTCGTAAATCAACCATCGTTACACCGATGGACCAGAACGCCTTGAACTATGAGGAAGTGGAAGCCTTCACCGATATGGCGTACGAAGCAAATGGCTTCCTAAAAGGGATTCGTCATGAGAATCGGAAGAGTTCTAAAGGAACCATTGACAAGGTGGGTGTACGAGGCCGTAACATGCGTAGTAAAAAAGAGAATATTATGGCTTCCAACACGCCTGGTTTGACCTTTCCACAGATCCCTTATTCAGTGGAGCCGGTAATTGTTCCATTTGATATTACCGAGGAATTTATTCGCCAAACTCAGCGGGTGCGTGGACAAAACGCAGAGGATATTATCATGCGGGCTATGGCTAACAACTATGGTGAGAATATGCAAGACATCGGTTTTAATGGTGATACGGCAACTTCGAACACGGATCCGGATTATGAGTTTTTGTGCATAAATGACGGTTGGTTGAAGAAGGCACGTACCACCGGTCATTACTTAGATTGGAAGACACTTTCGGCTAAAGAGAAAACAGGGATTTTGTTTGAGGTCGAACGTGCGATACCAACCCGTTATCGTGCTGGTGGGGTATTTAAATACTTTATGCATCCAAATACTTTCAGCGAGCGACTACAAATGTTGGCTGAGAAGGACACCAGCGCATCTATTCAGTTGCAGATCTTGGGGGGCACGAAGAAAGTCAACGCCTACGAGGTCGAAGAGGTTTGGAGTATGCCGGAAGGATCGATTCTCTTCCCATATCAGCCGAACTTTGCGATGGTCCATACTTATGACATGCAGATTCGGAAGACGACTGAGGGCAAGGAGGCAATCTGGACTGATAAGCGTTTCTATGCGATTCATTCCGACTTTGATGCCATCTTCGAAGAGCCGCAAGCTTTGGCCTACGTGGAAGGGGTGGAATTCTAA